Proteins co-encoded in one Brassica oleracea var. oleracea cultivar TO1000 chromosome C4, BOL, whole genome shotgun sequence genomic window:
- the LOC106338862 gene encoding uncharacterized protein LOC106338862 codes for MDQGTKPGYEPDRIPPSVFATTMTSKQEWSTQSNDLFSIHMGDQSFTKMYKSGELSNFDYTATYINDNSNIDNKTKLTDAGTKEVNILEAETGPETANRDGLINVSKPDQPRQNQLSPTKSYRSDTSNNSAASFAFPILPESQQDPKTALKVKDENGGTDISRPDPKASSYSDDPKPGDGGGWLSCFSCFSVKS; via the exons ATGGATCAGGGAACGAAACCAGGTTATGAACCAGATCGCATTCCACCATCGGTTTTCGCAACCACAATGACTTCTAAACAAGAATGGAGTACTCAATCTAACGATTTGTTTAGTATTCACATGGGAGATCAAAGTTTCACCAAAATGTATAAATCTGGAGAACTCTCCAATTTCGACTATACTGCTACGTATATTAACGATAACAGCAACATTGATAACAAAACTAAGTTGACGGACGCTGGAACCAAAGAGGTCAACATCCTGGAAGCGGAAACCGGACCAGAAACCGCTAATCGGGATGGCCTAATCAATGTATCTAAACCGGATCAACCTCGACAAAATCAGTTAAGTCCGACCAAGTCTTATCGCTCCGACACCAGTAATAACAGCGCAGCTTCTTTTGCATTTCCCAT ATTACCAGAGTCCCAACAAGATCCGAAAACGGCACTTAAGGTGAAGGATGAAAATGGTGGAACGGATATATCAAGACCAGACCCGAAGGCCAGTTCTTACTCGGATGATCCCAAACCAGGGGACGGTGGTGGCTGGCTTTCTTGTTTTTCATGTTTCTCGGTGAAAAGTTGA